The following are from one region of the Patescibacteria group bacterium genome:
- a CDS encoding YidC/Oxa1 family membrane protein insertase, protein MYSIYHEFFYRPVFNLLVYITHVIPGGDLGLAIIIFTIIIKLILLPLSKSSIKSQKSLQDLQPKVDEVKAKYKDDKEAQGRAMLELYKVHKVNPFSSCLPLIVQFPFLIAIFRVFREGINASQANLLYSFVQMPAHINNMFLGILDLSKPNIVLAILAGLAQFWQAKMMTTKRAEIKAPAAKDEDFTAILNKQMLYFMPAMTVFIGLTLPGGLSLYWLITTVLTALQQVYIFKQNKKPAT, encoded by the coding sequence ATGTATAGTATTTATCATGAATTTTTCTATCGCCCGGTCTTTAATTTGCTAGTCTATATTACCCATGTTATTCCTGGAGGCGATTTGGGGCTGGCCATCATTATTTTTACGATCATTATTAAATTAATCCTTTTGCCCTTATCCAAGAGCTCGATTAAATCCCAGAAGTCTTTGCAAGACCTTCAGCCCAAAGTGGACGAGGTAAAGGCCAAATATAAGGATGATAAAGAAGCCCAGGGCCGGGCAATGCTCGAGCTTTATAAAGTGCACAAAGTAAATCCGTTTTCTTCCTGTCTTCCCCTTATAGTACAGTTCCCTTTTTTAATCGCAATTTTTCGGGTTTTTCGGGAGGGAATTAACGCGAGCCAAGCTAACCTCCTTTATTCTTTTGTCCAGATGCCGGCGCACATAAATAATATGTTTTTAGGAATCCTTGACCTTTCCAAGCCAAACATCGTTTTGGCCATTTTGGCCGGCCTGGCCCAGTTCTGGCAGGCTAAAATGATGACTACTAAACGGGCGGAAATAAAGGCTCCGGCGGCTAAAGATGAGGATTTTACGGCTATTTTAAACAAGCAAATGCTATATTTTATGCCGGCCATGACGGTTTTTATCGGCTTGACCCTGCCCGGCGGATTGTCGCTTTATTGGCTAATCACTACGGTTTTGACCGCTCTTCAGCAGGTTTATATCTTTAAACAAAATAAAAAACCGGCAACTTAA
- a CDS encoding diacylglycerol kinase family protein: protein MHVYIYDNFLNEGKYTRILAQIEARITDLGLNGKIGRLGVMKKTNELVRDEIKRGAKTIIAVGNDDTIEKIVRCMANSSVPLGIIPVGKKNNYIAESLGIEPEVASCDILSARRVEKMDLGMIGNFYFLSKLTTASEDLNLEIDSGYSVELKKPGSIRVINLATSDIALPQGVNFSPQDGSLQLLLETRKPKKVIFSENNFESVFTFKRAGLRSKNPIIFNDFLKVTGNIDIMAAHGALNVIVGKDRSF from the coding sequence ATGCATGTTTATATCTACGATAATTTTCTAAATGAGGGTAAATATACCCGAATATTAGCGCAAATCGAGGCGCGCATTACTGATCTTGGCTTGAATGGAAAAATCGGGCGGCTGGGAGTAATGAAAAAAACCAACGAGCTGGTAAGGGACGAAATAAAAAGAGGGGCCAAAACTATCATTGCCGTAGGCAATGACGATACGATTGAAAAGATCGTCCGCTGTATGGCCAATTCGAGCGTCCCTTTAGGCATAATTCCGGTAGGAAAAAAGAATAATTATATCGCCGAGTCTTTAGGCATTGAACCGGAAGTCGCATCCTGCGACATCTTGTCTGCCCGCCGCGTGGAAAAAATGGACTTGGGAATGATCGGCAATTTTTATTTCCTCTCCAAACTGACGACCGCTTCGGAGGATTTGAATCTTGAAATCGATTCCGGATATTCGGTCGAATTAAAAAAGCCCGGCTCTATCCGGGTTATTAATTTAGCCACCTCTGACATTGCCTTGCCCCAGGGCGTGAATTTCAGTCCGCAAGACGGAAGCTTACAGCTTCTTTTAGAAACCAGGAAGCCGAAAAAAGTGATATTCAGCGAAAATAATTTCGAAAGCGTTTTTACTTTTAAAAGGGCCGGCTTGCGAAGCAAAAACCCAATAATTTTTAATGACTTCCTCAAGGTAACCGGCAATATCGATATTATGGCGGCGCACGGCGCTCTAAACGTCATTGTAGGAAAAGACCGAAGCTTTTAG
- a CDS encoding polymer-forming cytoskeletal protein produces MFTKSNGDSNVNLKEVETIVGPSVKVKGDFHCEGNIVVEGEVEGNLRCGNMLQLKNKSRISADVSAKEAIIGGEVKGNVKVSGYLEITETAKILGDIEAGIISIAKGAIFNGQCQMTKEGQPTKENGKTAPK; encoded by the coding sequence ATGTTTACAAAATCAAACGGGGATTCGAACGTAAATTTGAAAGAGGTGGAAACTATTGTCGGCCCTTCGGTAAAAGTCAAAGGCGATTTCCACTGTGAGGGCAATATTGTTGTTGAAGGCGAAGTGGAAGGAAACCTGCGCTGCGGGAACATGCTTCAGTTAAAAAATAAGTCCCGAATTTCGGCCGACGTTTCCGCCAAAGAGGCTATCATCGGCGGGGAAGTAAAAGGCAACGTTAAGGTGAGCGGCTATTTAGAAATTACCGAAACCGCGAAAATTTTAGGGGATATTGAAGCCGGAATAATTTCCATTGCCAAGGGAGCAATTTTTAACGGCCAATGCCAAATGACTAAAGAAGGCCAGCCAACAAAAGAAAACGGCAAAACGGCGCCGAAATAA
- the ppsA gene encoding phosphoenolpyruvate synthase, giving the protein MSKFVKFFNEIGIKDVPTVGGKNASLGEMFQNLTEDGIKVPNGFATTSEAYNYFIKGSGMDIKIREILAGLDTKNMLSLAKKGSAVREAIVKAEFPDDLKNEIFEAYRQLGKLYKTKNLDVAVRSSATAEDLPDASFAGQQETFLNIRGEKEILIAVKKCIASLFTNRAISYRHDKGFDHFDIALSVGIQKMVRSDLGSSGVMFTIDTESGFRDVVLINSIYGLGENIVQGKVNPDEFYVFKPTKAIISRNIGKKSLKMIYNSDPKHPVKDIKVSEADRLKPSITDAQVLKLAEWGMAIEKHYKRPMDIEWALDGKTKELYIIQARPETIHSTRDYNIIEEFKLEKRGKIIAKGKSVGYKIGAGKANRIMSVKEISNFKPGEVLVTEMTDPDWQPIMKIASAIVTDKGGRTCHAAIVSRELGIPCVVGTNDASKKIKTGQKVTVSCTEGEEGIVYDGEVKFKVNKINVKKLKKPEVKIMMNIGTPKSAFGFSFIPNDGVGLARQEFIINDSIKIHPMALINFDKVKDQAARKKIEEMTAGYKDKSRFFIDKLSEGIAMIAAAFYPKDVIVRLSDFKSNEYSNLIGGKIFEPEESNPMIGWRGASRYYDEKYRPAFELECKALCRVRDEMGLTNVKIMVPFCRTVEEGKRVVEIMNECGLKQGKNGLEIYVMAEIPSNIILAEEFAKVFDGFSIGSNDLTQLTLGMDRDAGGGYRVAGESNEKNQAVKYLIKNLIQAGKKAKRKVGICGQGPSDFPDFAEFLLKEGIDSISLNPDTVIKTMMSLGK; this is encoded by the coding sequence ATGTCCAAGTTTGTAAAATTTTTTAATGAAATCGGCATTAAAGACGTTCCGACTGTCGGCGGCAAAAACGCATCATTGGGCGAGATGTTCCAAAATCTTACTGAAGACGGAATTAAAGTTCCTAATGGGTTTGCGACTACTTCCGAGGCCTACAATTATTTTATAAAAGGATCTGGAATGGATATAAAAATAAGAGAAATTTTGGCTGGCCTTGATACAAAAAATATGCTAAGTTTAGCTAAAAAAGGCTCGGCGGTGCGCGAGGCGATAGTTAAGGCGGAATTTCCTGATGACTTAAAAAATGAAATATTTGAAGCTTACCGCCAGCTGGGAAAATTGTATAAAACCAAAAATCTGGACGTAGCGGTTCGGTCATCGGCTACGGCCGAAGATTTGCCGGACGCTTCTTTTGCCGGCCAGCAGGAAACTTTTCTAAATATCCGCGGCGAAAAAGAAATTTTGATTGCCGTAAAAAAATGCATTGCCTCGCTCTTCACCAACCGGGCCATTTCCTACCGCCATGACAAGGGCTTTGACCATTTTGACATCGCCTTGTCGGTCGGCATCCAAAAAATGGTGCGGAGTGATTTAGGATCTTCCGGGGTGATGTTTACGATCGATACCGAATCGGGTTTTCGCGATGTAGTTTTAATTAATTCTATTTACGGGCTTGGGGAAAATATCGTCCAGGGAAAGGTGAATCCGGACGAATTTTATGTTTTTAAGCCGACTAAAGCCATAATTTCCCGAAACATCGGAAAAAAATCCTTAAAGATGATATATAATAGCGACCCCAAGCATCCGGTAAAGGATATAAAAGTAAGCGAGGCCGACCGCTTGAAGCCCTCTATTACCGACGCCCAGGTATTAAAACTGGCCGAATGGGGCATGGCCATTGAAAAGCACTACAAGCGGCCAATGGACATCGAATGGGCTTTAGACGGAAAAACCAAAGAACTTTATATCATCCAGGCCCGGCCGGAAACGATCCACTCCACCCGCGACTATAATATTATTGAAGAGTTCAAGCTGGAAAAAAGAGGAAAAATAATCGCCAAAGGGAAAAGCGTCGGCTACAAAATCGGCGCGGGAAAAGCCAACCGCATTATGAGCGTAAAGGAAATTTCCAATTTTAAGCCGGGTGAAGTTTTGGTTACCGAGATGACGGACCCAGACTGGCAGCCAATCATGAAAATCGCTTCGGCCATAGTTACCGACAAAGGCGGCCGGACCTGCCACGCGGCCATTGTGTCCCGCGAATTAGGCATCCCTTGCGTTGTTGGCACTAACGACGCCTCCAAGAAAATTAAAACCGGCCAAAAGGTTACGGTAAGCTGTACTGAAGGGGAAGAAGGTATTGTTTATGACGGCGAAGTGAAGTTCAAAGTCAATAAAATTAACGTAAAAAAGCTGAAAAAGCCCGAGGTTAAAATAATGATGAATATTGGTACGCCAAAATCGGCTTTCGGGTTTTCCTTTATCCCGAACGACGGAGTCGGCCTCGCACGCCAGGAATTTATAATAAACGACTCAATAAAAATCCACCCCATGGCTTTAATTAATTTTGATAAAGTTAAAGATCAAGCCGCAAGAAAGAAAATCGAGGAAATGACCGCCGGCTATAAAGACAAAAGCCGATTTTTCATCGACAAGCTCTCGGAAGGAATCGCCATGATTGCCGCCGCCTTTTACCCGAAAGACGTAATTGTCCGGCTGTCTGATTTTAAATCCAACGAATATTCTAACTTGATTGGCGGCAAGATTTTTGAGCCCGAAGAATCCAATCCGATGATTGGCTGGCGCGGGGCGTCCAGGTATTACGACGAAAAATACCGCCCGGCTTTTGAGCTGGAATGCAAGGCTTTGTGCCGGGTGCGGGACGAGATGGGCCTCACTAACGTTAAAATCATGGTGCCTTTCTGCCGAACCGTTGAGGAAGGAAAAAGAGTGGTGGAGATAATGAACGAATGCGGATTGAAGCAAGGGAAAAACGGGCTGGAAATTTATGTTATGGCCGAAATTCCCTCTAATATAATTCTGGCCGAAGAATTTGCTAAAGTTTTTGACGGCTTTTCCATCGGTTCCAATGACCTTACCCAGCTTACCTTGGGCATGGATCGCGACGCCGGCGGCGGCTACAGGGTTGCCGGCGAATCAAACGAAAAAAATCAGGCCGTAAAATATCTGATAAAAAATTTAATTCAGGCCGGAAAAAAAGCCAAAAGAAAAGTCGGCATCTGCGGCCAGGGACCGAGCGACTTTCCGGACTTTGCCGAATTTCTCTTAAAAGAAGGCATCGACAGCATTTCTTTAAATCCGGATACGGTTATAAAAACCATGATGAGTTTGGGAAAATAA
- the lgt gene encoding prolipoprotein diacylglyceryl transferase produces the protein MINFLHTFQPNPIMFSVGPVHIYWYGFFIVLGIVAAISVGLKLAKYYGIKTDYILDLSFWLVIAGIAGARIFHILIEWQYYLSQPSEIFNFRQGGLAIHGAIIFGLAALYIFTKKRKINFWILSGLLVPGLALAQSFGRWGNYFNQELFGKATSLPWGIPIKIMNRPFEYMNFNYFHPAFLYESLGDLIIFIILIAWHVIILKKKSPGKPFSSAGKKIVLSYLVLYSFLRFMTEFIRVDPAYVFAGLRHAQITSLLIIAAAGACLLYGLRKTEVKIKPAP, from the coding sequence ATGATTAATTTTCTCCATACTTTCCAACCCAACCCGATCATGTTTTCGGTTGGCCCTGTCCATATCTACTGGTACGGTTTTTTTATTGTCTTGGGGATTGTTGCCGCGATTAGCGTTGGCCTTAAGCTGGCGAAATATTACGGTATTAAAACCGATTATATTCTTGATTTAAGCTTTTGGCTCGTTATCGCCGGAATTGCCGGAGCAAGAATTTTTCATATTTTAATCGAGTGGCAATATTATTTAAGCCAGCCTTCAGAAATTTTTAATTTCCGGCAGGGCGGACTAGCAATTCACGGCGCGATTATTTTTGGACTGGCGGCGTTATATATTTTTACGAAAAAAAGGAAAATTAATTTTTGGATTTTGTCCGGCCTTTTGGTTCCGGGCCTGGCTTTAGCCCAAAGCTTTGGAAGATGGGGAAATTATTTTAACCAGGAGCTTTTTGGCAAAGCAACCAGCTTGCCCTGGGGAATCCCTATAAAAATAATGAACCGCCCATTTGAATATATGAACTTCAATTATTTCCATCCGGCATTTTTATACGAAAGCCTCGGCGACTTGATTATATTTATAATCCTAATAGCCTGGCATGTTATAATTTTGAAAAAGAAATCCCCCGGCAAGCCATTCAGTTCGGCTGGTAAAAAAATAGTTTTGAGCTATCTGGTTTTATACTCCTTTTTGCGATTTATGACTGAATTTATTAGGGTTGATCCGGCCTATGTGTTTGCAGGATTAAGGCACGCGCAAATTACGAGCTTGTTGATAATAGCCGCGGCTGGAGCCTGTCTCTTGTATGGATTACGGAAAACCGAAGTTAAAATAAAGCCAGCCCCTTGA
- the rpsT gene encoding 30S ribosomal protein S20, translating into MPNLPSAKKELRKSIKRREKNQKVITDLRKLVKKAIKAIEAKDAGAKKLLTDSLKAIDKAAQKRIIKKNNRDRKKSRLHIRYNKVFSEKK; encoded by the coding sequence ATGCCCAATCTACCTTCGGCAAAGAAAGAATTAAGAAAAAGCATCAAGCGGCGGGAAAAAAATCAAAAAGTAATTACTGATTTGCGAAAACTCGTCAAGAAAGCAATCAAGGCTATTGAAGCCAAAGACGCAGGCGCCAAAAAACTTTTGACCGACTCTTTGAAAGCTATTGATAAGGCCGCCCAAAAACGGATTATCAAAAAAAATAACCGCGACCGGAAAAAATCAAGGTTGCATATCCGCTACAATAAAGTTTTTTCGGAAAAAAAATAA
- the holA gene encoding DNA polymerase III subunit delta produces MIIFLYGPDSFRAKRKLGELKDKFRREIDIAGNDLVAVDGEKATLNQINELVSPASLFSKKRMAVIENVFSNKSAGLFAELLKFLKKNEKGENIIIFLDPASSKEKLAGEKNELFKFLAAQKYSQEFKELSREDLARWIKKEISDLGASITPKALDLLMALAENSWQLNSELGKIAAYKAAITPAGEKAQIEESDVHEMVKGKLDTNIFALTDSIGAKNKALALKLLEDQFQSGANDSYLLSMILRQFKIILGIRQALDSGGNSRNIASILKLHPFIVQKGMSQARFFKVENLKTIVSKLVEIDFDLKTGKGDLKTNLNLLIAGLK; encoded by the coding sequence ATGATTATATTTCTTTACGGCCCGGATTCTTTTAGGGCCAAAAGAAAATTAGGCGAGCTAAAAGATAAATTCCGCCGGGAAATAGACATCGCCGGAAACGATTTGGTCGCGGTGGACGGCGAGAAAGCAACACTTAACCAAATTAACGAGCTGGTCAGCCCGGCATCATTATTTTCAAAAAAACGGATGGCGGTCATTGAGAATGTTTTCTCTAATAAGTCAGCCGGCCTTTTCGCCGAACTGCTGAAATTTTTAAAAAAGAACGAGAAAGGGGAAAATATAATTATTTTTTTAGACCCGGCTTCGTCAAAAGAAAAATTAGCCGGGGAAAAAAACGAACTTTTTAAATTTCTAGCCGCCCAGAAGTATTCCCAAGAATTCAAGGAACTCTCGCGCGAAGACTTGGCCCGATGGATAAAAAAGGAGATTTCGGATTTGGGCGCGTCAATTACGCCTAAAGCCCTCGACTTACTTATGGCTTTAGCGGAAAATTCCTGGCAGTTAAACAGCGAATTGGGAAAAATTGCCGCTTACAAGGCGGCGATTACCCCGGCCGGAGAAAAGGCGCAAATTGAGGAAAGCGACGTTCATGAGATGGTAAAAGGAAAACTGGATACCAATATTTTCGCCTTGACTGATTCCATCGGCGCCAAAAACAAAGCGCTGGCCCTAAAACTTTTAGAAGATCAATTCCAGTCCGGAGCCAACGACTCTTATCTCCTCTCTATGATTTTAAGGCAATTTAAGATTATTTTAGGCATCCGCCAGGCGCTGGACTCGGGCGGAAATTCGAGAAATATCGCTTCCATATTAAAACTCCATCCGTTTATCGTCCAAAAAGGAATGAGCCAGGCCCGATTTTTTAAAGTCGAAAACCTGAAGACAATAGTCAGTAAGTTAGTTGAAATCGACTTTGATCTAAAAACCGGGAAAGGGGATTTAAAAACTAATTTAAATCTTTTAATCGCCGGGCTAAAATAA
- the murD gene encoding UDP-N-acetylmuramoyl-L-alanine--D-glutamate ligase produces MGYKNIIILGFGIEGKSAFSYLKKKYPKAAFAIADKNKIDSSFRGRTFTGKNYLKNIGGYDLIVKSPGISLREKDIAKAVKKGARLTSATELFFEACRGKIIGVTGTKGKSTTSTLIYEILKKAKIKSSLVGNIGNPPLDFLDKNSGKGKIFVYELSSYQLNDLKKSPWIAVFLNIFPDHMPYHGSFKNYQKAKANIEKFQGGDDCFIYNSDYRFLANLAKSAKGRAVSYTKTCSAKNGAVYYKNEKIISQKDIKLLGKHNLENIFACITAAKILKVSNTVIREAIKNFKGLPHRLELARVYKGIKFYDDAISTTPESTIAAIEVFGDNLGTIILGGENRGYNFSRLAKIILKYRVKNVVLFPDSGAKIWKEIVKACRARGEKLPLKLETKKMSQAVKFAYKNTEEGKVCLLSTASPSYSIFKNFIDKGNQFKKEVKKLK; encoded by the coding sequence ATGGGGTATAAAAATATTATAATTCTTGGTTTCGGGATTGAAGGTAAAAGTGCTTTTAGCTATCTTAAAAAAAAATACCCCAAAGCCGCTTTTGCCATTGCCGATAAAAATAAGATTGATTCCTCTTTTAGGGGGCGGACTTTCACCGGGAAAAATTATTTAAAAAACATCGGCGGATACGATTTGATCGTTAAGTCGCCGGGAATAAGCCTCCGTGAAAAAGATATTGCCAAAGCCGTAAAAAAAGGAGCCAGGCTTACTTCGGCGACAGAACTCTTTTTTGAAGCCTGCCGGGGAAAAATTATCGGCGTAACCGGAACAAAAGGAAAAAGCACCACTTCCACTCTAATTTACGAAATACTGAAGAAGGCGAAAATTAAGTCCTCGTTGGTCGGAAATATCGGCAACCCGCCGTTAGATTTTCTAGATAAAAATTCGGGTAAAGGAAAAATTTTCGTGTATGAGTTGTCGAGCTATCAGCTAAATGACTTGAAAAAAAGCCCCTGGATCGCGGTTTTTCTAAACATCTTTCCGGACCACATGCCTTATCACGGCAGTTTTAAAAATTATCAAAAGGCTAAGGCCAATATAGAAAAATTTCAGGGAGGCGATGACTGCTTCATTTATAATTCCGATTACCGATTCCTGGCTAACCTGGCGAAAAGCGCGAAAGGCCGGGCGGTAAGCTATACAAAAACCTGTTCGGCCAAGAATGGGGCAGTTTACTATAAGAATGAGAAAATCATTTCCCAAAAAGATATCAAGCTTTTAGGGAAACACAATCTAGAAAATATTTTCGCCTGTATAACGGCGGCTAAAATCCTAAAAGTTTCGAATACCGTTATCCGGGAGGCAATAAAAAATTTCAAAGGCCTTCCGCACCGGCTGGAATTAGCGCGCGTTTATAAAGGCATAAAATTTTACGACGACGCCATCTCCACTACGCCCGAATCAACTATCGCGGCAATTGAAGTGTTTGGCGATAATTTAGGAACAATAATATTGGGCGGCGAGAACCGCGGGTATAACTTTTCCCGTCTGGCTAAAATTATATTAAAATACCGGGTTAAAAATGTTGTTTTGTTTCCTGATTCAGGAGCTAAAATCTGGAAAGAAATCGTTAAGGCCTGCCGCGCCCGGGGCGAGAAGCTCCCCTTGAAGCTGGAAACCAAAAAAATGTCCCAAGCCGTAAAATTCGCCTATAAAAATACCGAAGAAGGCAAAGTCTGCCTTTTATCGACTGCCTCTCCCAGCTACAGCATATTTAAAAACTTCATAGACAAAGGAAATCAATTTAAGAAGGAAGTGAAAAAGCTTAAATAA
- the polA gene encoding DNA polymerase I: MASIKKPKLLVIDGNALIHRSFHALPATMTTKSGEMTNAIYGFIMVLLKALKELKPEYVALTLDKKDRTFRHAAYEQYKAHRAAAPMELYKQIPRIKEVSRAFGIPIYEMSGYEADDLIGTIVQTVDGAVDKIIVTGDLDTLQLVNPHTKVYTMSHGLSDNVIYDEKKVKERFLGLVPAQMVDYKALRGDPSDNIPGVPGVGEKTAIELLLKFKTLDGVYKYLEGKKKTDKIKPRIAQLLAENKKQAYLSQKLARIECRVKTDFSLANSKFGRYDKEKLVQLLSELEFKSLLPKIREIDAQFTINQGLSPGGKIKKDSGGESGQARAGSGEDKFERNKKLFSYRLIDDEKEFEKFVKELKKQKIFAIDTETSEFDPHCSLLLGVSFSWKEKEAYFVKVKNVLGACEAKARNLNLFDQSASAKEDIFPAASAGKKGIELEKIVSRLKPILNNPKIKKVGQNIKFDYKILKAFGMEMEGIYFDTMIASYILNPGTRQHGLDALAFSEFGFEKISKEELLGKGKNKISFSQISAENLSLYSCEDADFTARLAKKLEKELKAQDQIKLFFGIEMPIVQILADMELTGVKIDTDFLKAMGKNINRDIEKLEEKILKLAGKKFNISSTQQLKEVLFVDLGISTAGIGRTKTGISTSADELIKMRDRHPIIPLIMEYRELTKLESTYIRALPELITKPTGRLHTSFNQAITSTGRLSSTEPNLQNIPIRTELGREIRKAFIAEKGCRLLSLDYSQIELRLAAHVSGDKVMTRAFRDGLDIHKSTAAEINQVKLEEVTPQMRREAKATNFGILYGQGPHGLSQNADIPYDRAKEFIDKYFAAHTGIKKYIEDSLEKAKEKGYAETMFGRKRYLPEINSSVMQIKKAAERMAINTPLQGAAADIMKLAMIKVAEALPEVKIKNLKDSSARMLLQVHDELLFEVREDEAEKWAKIIKDIMENVVSLKIPIEVEAKVGKNWGEMEVVG; encoded by the coding sequence ATGGCTTCAATCAAAAAACCAAAATTATTAGTCATTGACGGAAACGCCCTGATCCACCGCAGTTTTCACGCTTTGCCGGCAACGATGACAACTAAATCCGGCGAGATGACCAACGCGATTTACGGCTTTATTATGGTGCTTTTGAAGGCCCTAAAAGAACTAAAGCCCGAATATGTCGCTTTGACTTTGGATAAAAAAGACCGGACTTTCCGCCACGCGGCCTACGAACAATATAAAGCCCACCGGGCGGCGGCTCCGATGGAATTATACAAACAAATTCCGCGAATTAAGGAAGTCTCCCGGGCTTTTGGCATCCCAATTTATGAAATGTCCGGCTATGAGGCGGACGATTTAATTGGAACAATTGTCCAGACAGTCGACGGGGCGGTCGATAAAATAATCGTTACCGGCGATTTGGATACCTTGCAGCTAGTTAATCCGCACACCAAAGTCTATACCATGAGCCACGGCCTTTCGGATAATGTAATCTACGACGAAAAAAAGGTCAAAGAAAGGTTCCTGGGATTGGTTCCCGCCCAAATGGTCGATTACAAGGCTTTGCGCGGCGACCCTTCGGACAATATACCGGGAGTGCCCGGCGTCGGAGAAAAAACCGCCATAGAACTTTTATTAAAGTTCAAAACTTTAGATGGCGTATATAAATATCTTGAAGGAAAGAAAAAAACGGACAAAATCAAGCCGCGCATCGCGCAATTATTAGCTGAAAACAAGAAGCAGGCGTATTTAAGCCAAAAACTGGCGCGAATTGAATGCCGCGTTAAAACCGATTTTAGCTTGGCCAATTCGAAATTCGGCCGATATGACAAAGAAAAACTGGTTCAGCTGTTAAGCGAACTGGAATTCAAATCTCTCCTTCCAAAAATCAGGGAAATAGACGCCCAATTTACAATAAACCAGGGGCTGTCACCCGGAGGAAAAATAAAAAAAGATTCCGGCGGGGAGAGCGGCCAGGCCAGGGCCGGATCCGGCGAAGATAAATTCGAAAGAAATAAAAAACTTTTCAGCTACCGGCTGATTGACGATGAAAAAGAATTTGAAAAATTCGTTAAAGAATTAAAAAAACAAAAGATATTCGCCATCGATACGGAAACTTCGGAATTTGATCCGCATTGTTCTCTTTTACTCGGCGTCAGCTTTTCCTGGAAAGAAAAAGAGGCGTATTTTGTTAAGGTAAAAAACGTCCTGGGGGCCTGCGAAGCCAAGGCCAGAAATTTAAATCTATTTGATCAAAGCGCCAGCGCGAAAGAAGATATTTTTCCGGCTGCTTCGGCCGGCAAAAAAGGCATTGAACTGGAAAAAATTGTTTCCCGCCTGAAACCAATTTTAAATAATCCGAAAATAAAAAAAGTCGGGCAAAATATAAAATTTGATTATAAAATATTGAAGGCTTTCGGAATGGAAATGGAAGGAATATATTTCGATACCATGATCGCTTCTTACATTCTAAATCCCGGAACGCGCCAGCACGGACTGGACGCTTTGGCTTTTTCCGAATTCGGCTTTGAAAAAATTTCCAAGGAAGAGCTTTTGGGGAAGGGAAAAAATAAAATTTCATTTTCGCAAATTTCGGCGGAAAATTTAAGCCTTTATTCCTGTGAAGATGCCGATTTTACGGCTAGGTTAGCCAAAAAATTAGAAAAAGAGCTAAAGGCGCAGGACCAGATAAAATTATTCTTTGGCATTGAGATGCCTATAGTACAAATTTTAGCGGACATGGAATTAACCGGCGTAAAAATCGATACTGATTTTTTAAAAGCCATGGGAAAAAATATCAACCGCGATATAGAAAAACTGGAAGAAAAAATTCTCAAGCTGGCCGGAAAAAAATTCAATATAAGCTCTACCCAGCAGTTAAAAGAAGTGCTCTTCGTTGATCTTGGAATTTCTACCGCCGGGATCGGGAGAACCAAAACCGGGATATCAACTTCGGCCGATGAATTAATTAAAATGCGCGATCGGCATCCGATTATTCCTCTAATCATGGAATACCGCGAATTAACCAAGCTGGAAAGCACCTACATCCGCGCCTTGCCGGAATTAATTACTAAACCGACCGGGCGCCTGCATACGAGCTTCAACCAGGCAATAACTTCAACCGGCCGGTTGTCTTCAACCGAACCGAACCTGCAAAATATTCCGATACGCACCGAACTGGGCCGGGAGATAAGAAAAGCGTTTATCGCCGAAAAAGGCTGCCGGCTTTTGTCGCTTGATTATTCCCAAATCGAATTGCGTTTGGCCGCTCATGTTTCCGGCGATAAAGTAATGACGAGGGCTTTTCGCGATGGTCTAGACATTCATAAATCAACCGCCGCTGAAATTAACCAGGTCAAATTAGAAGAGGTGACGCCGCAGATGAGAAGGGAAGCTAAAGCCACTAATTTTGGAATATTGTACGGCCAGGGTCCGCATGGACTTTCTCAAAACGCGGATATCCCCTACGATCGCGCCAAAGAATTTATCGACAAATATTTCGCGGCCCACACTGGAATTAAAAAATATATCGAAGACAGTCTAGAAAAAGCCAAAGAAAAAGGCTATGCCGAGACCATGTTCGGACGGAAAAGATATTTGCCGGAAATCAATTCTTCGGTGATGCAGATTAAAAAGGCGGCCGAGCGGATGGCCATCAACACGCCCTTACAGGGCGCGGCCGCTGATATCATGAAACTGGCCATGATTAAAGTAGCCGAAGCTTTGCCGGAAGTAAAAATTAAAAATCTGAAAGATTCTTCCGCCAGAATGCTTTTGCAAGTGCATGATGAATTATTATTTGAAGTGCGCGAAGATGAGGCTGAAAAATGGGCCAAAATAATTAAAGATATAATGGAGAACGTTGTAAGTCTTAAAATTCCGATTGAGGTTGAGGCCAAAGTCGGGAAGAATTGGGGAGAGATGGAGGTTGTCGGATAA